In Uranotaenia lowii strain MFRU-FL chromosome 2, ASM2978415v1, whole genome shotgun sequence, one genomic interval encodes:
- the LOC129742516 gene encoding annulin-like, protein MFNIYGAGNLPPFMTMWPSINEPDSGGDDETSVLRVLEVDPCIAENGTAHRTNRFELMNRDSIDGSSSVLIARRGQSIKFKILCNREFNEERDIVSIMLAVQPMNSETISHGHSTVVYLPLDVSGGEFDENVTSWKARLSKIKENTMHVEVITSPMASVSRWELSVDTKLKGNDKVNSSNTPIPFYLLFNPWCERDAVFLEDESLREEYVLADTTMIWRGCDRSFHPTIWKLGQFEKDILDCGLLLVSRVGRVRATYRGNPIRVARALSAAINSNDDNGALIGNWDTEFPDGTAPTAWVGSVEILQQYYRNRRSVKYGQCWVFSGVLATVARALGIPCRVVSNFNSAHDSEASLTIDYYFGNNNDHLKEFSSDSTWNFHVWNELWMKREDLGQESADLYDGWQAVDATPQELSDGMYKLGPAPVKAVKRGEVNVLYDCDFVFAEVNADEVYWRYRGPGQAIKLIRKDPSRIGQFISTKAVGIWEREDITESYKFRERSCDERITMMKALKETSNPFARLYTNEEFHDIHFDLDIRNDIKIGEPFTITLNVRNTSDENTYPVEGIVHVDTVLYTGRMRRPLKALPFKVEVEPNSTNTVELHLEFDEYYSNVLDQAYFKILCSASVEGTNYEYFAQDDYRVRKPDIKIALDNEPIGKSPLYVTATLTNPLPIPLTSGVFKFECSGVWQSVDIPYDYIGAGEESTVKFRIMPHFQGTAQIAAKFSSTELNDVDGFLSFHIQEDRDSELNAGHSLKNTLVFS, encoded by the exons ATGTTCAATATCTATGGAGCCGGAAATTTGCCACCGTTCATGACGATGTGGCCTTCGATCAACG AACCGGATTCGGGCGGTGATGATGAGACGAGCGTCCTCAGGGTTCTTGAGGTGGATCCTTGCATAGCAGAGAATGGAACGGCCCATCGGACCAACCGCTTTGAGCTGATGAATCGAGATTCTATCGATGGAAGTTCGTCGGTGCTAATAGCGAGACGAGGTCAAAGTATTAAATTCAAGATTCTTTGCAATCGTGAATTCAACGAAGAACGGGATATTGTTTCCATAATGTTGGCCGTTCAACCGATGAATAGTGAAACAATTAGCCATGGTCACTCTACAGTGGTTTACTTGCCACTAGACGTTTCAGGGGgcgaatttgatgaaaatgtgacCAGCTGGAAGGCTCGATTAAGTAAAATTAAAGAGAACACGATGCACGTAGAAGTTATTACTTCTCCAATGGCTTCAGTTTCCCGATGGGAACTTTCTGTTGACACAAAACTCAAGGGAAATGACAAAGTTAACAGCTCCAACACACCTATTCCGTTCTATCTGCTGTTCAATCCTTGGTGTGAGAGAGATGCTGTTTTCTTAGAAG ACGAATCTCTCCGTGAAGAATACGTCCTAGCCGATACGACTATGATCTGGCGTGGGTGTGACCGAAGTTTTCACCCAACAATTTGGAAGCTGGGCCAGTTCGAGAAAGATATTTTGGACTGCGGTTTACTGTTGGTGTCCCGTGTTGGGCGGGTGCGTGCAACTTACCGCGGTAATCCCATACGGGTGGCCAGAGCTCTCTCGGCTGCAATAAACAGTAACGATGATAATGGTGCCTTGATCGGCAACTGGGACACAGAATTTCCCGATGGAACAGCTCCAACTGCTTGGGTGGGATCTGTAGAAATTTTGCAGCAATATTATCGCAATCGAAGATCCGTTAAGTATGGCCAGTGTTGGGTATTTTCGGGAGTTTTGGCTACAGTTGCTCGAGCATTGGGTATTCCCTGCAGAGTTGTGTCTAACTTCAACTCAGCTCACGATTCGGAGGCTTCACTAACCATCGACTACTACTTCGGAAATAATAACGATCACCTGAAAGAATTTAGCTCCGATTCAACCTGGAATTTCCACGTATGGAATGAGTTGTGGATGAAGAGGGAAGATCTGGGTCAGGAATCTGCTGATCTGTACGATGGATGGCAGGCCGTTGATGCAACTCCTCAAGAGTTATCCGATGGAATGTACAAACTTGGTCCAGCTCCAGTGAAGGCCGTAAAACGCGGTGAAGTTAATGTTTTGTACGACTGTGATTTCGTTTTTGCTGAAGTTAATGCAGATGAAGTTTACTGGCGCTATAGAGGACCAGGACAAGCCATTAAACTTATAAGAAAAGATCCTTCGCGTATTGGTCAATTTATCAGTACGAAGGCTGTTGGCATATGGGAACGTGAAGATATTACGGAATCGTACAAGTTCAGAGAACGATCCTGTGATGAAAGAATCACTATGATGAAAGCTTTAAAGGAAACCAGTAATCCTTTCGCTAGACTATACACTAATGAAGAATTCCATGACATTCACTTTGATCTGGACATCCGAAATGATATCAAAATTGGCGAGCCGTTCACAATCACGTTAAACGTGAGGAACACATCCGATGAAAACACCTACCCGGTAGAAGGAATTGTTCATGTTGACACGGTTCTGTATACCGGTAGAATGAGAAGACCTCTGAAAGCTCTACCATTCAAAGTTGAAGTTGAACCAAATTCCACCAACACCGTAGAACTTCACTTAGAATTTGACGAGTACTACAGCAACGTTTTAGATCAAGCTTACTTCAAGATCCTTTGCTCAGCCAGCGTCGAGGGAACGAATTATGAATATTTCGCTCAAGATGACTACCGTGTCAGGAAACCAGACATCAAAATTGCCCTGGACAACGAACCAATCGGTAAAAGTCCTCTGTATGTAACAGCCACCCTAACAAATCCATTGCCCATCCCACTGACCAGTGGCGTGTTCAAGTTTGAATGTTCCGGTGTGTGGCAATCGGTCGACATTCCGTACGATTACATCGGAGCCGGAGAGGAGTCAACGGTTAAGTTTCGCATCATGCCTCATTTCCAAGGGACCGCACAGATAGCCGCCAAATTTAGCTCAACCGAACTGAACGATGTTGATGGTTTTCTTTCATTCCATATTCAAGAGGATCGAGACAGTGAATTAAATGCCGGTCATTCCCTAAAAAATACGCTAGTATTTTCCTGA